The Streptococcus sp. S5 genome contains a region encoding:
- a CDS encoding CtsR family transcriptional regulator yields MANKNTSDSIEAYIKALLAQAGMAELKRSELADVFQVVPSQINYVIKTRFTESRGYIVESKRGGGGYIRIGKVQFSDHHQMLQDLAANIGETISQQVFNDILQMLYEEKLLTKREAQLLLATTSDEVLGRDALILRATMLKKIIQQVDRKGNTD; encoded by the coding sequence ATGGCAAATAAGAACACATCTGATAGCATTGAAGCTTATATCAAGGCCTTGCTGGCTCAAGCTGGCATGGCAGAGCTCAAAAGAAGTGAGTTAGCCGATGTCTTTCAGGTCGTACCCAGTCAGATTAACTATGTCATTAAGACCCGCTTTACCGAGAGCCGAGGCTATATTGTAGAGAGCAAGCGCGGTGGTGGGGGCTATATCCGCATTGGCAAGGTCCAGTTTTCAGATCACCATCAGATGCTCCAAGACTTGGCAGCCAATATTGGAGAGACCATCAGCCAGCAGGTCTTCAATGATATCCTCCAGATGCTCTATGAAGAAAAATTATTGACAAAACGTGAGGCTCAGCTCTTGCTTGCGACGACCTCCGATGAGGTCCTAGGTCGAGATGCTCTCATCCTACGAGCAACGATGCTGAAAAAAATCATTCAACAAGTAGATAGAAAAGGAAATACCGACTAG
- a CDS encoding DUF4430 domain-containing protein encodes MLKKTISSLMTLLAALLLASCASSHSTNHQTTASSTEVAKKNEISITISVTPEGQKAQSKTLKVAEESNLMKVLKANYKIEEKNGMITSIDGHSQDEAKGLYWMYKINGEMAPKGAAETTVKKGDKIEFYQEVYK; translated from the coding sequence ATGTTGAAAAAAACCATTTCTAGCTTGATGACCTTACTTGCAGCTCTTCTTTTAGCGAGTTGCGCTTCGTCTCATAGCACAAACCATCAAACAACAGCTTCTAGCACAGAAGTTGCCAAGAAAAACGAAATTTCGATTACGATTAGCGTGACGCCAGAAGGTCAAAAAGCGCAATCAAAAACCTTGAAAGTAGCAGAAGAGAGCAACCTCATGAAAGTGCTCAAAGCCAACTACAAGATTGAAGAAAAAAATGGCATGATCACCTCGATTGACGGTCACAGCCAAGATGAAGCCAAAGGTCTTTACTGGATGTACAAGATCAATGGCGAAATGGCTCCAAAAGGTGCTGCTGAAACCACCGTTAAAAAAGGAGACAAGATCGAATTCTATCAAGAAGTGTATAAATAA
- a CDS encoding NUDIX hydrolase: MASLSIPAGMTEKEYFETVASEADFLKWYREQDLPTYETPSVTADMVAYCFVEGQLKLLAIRRKAHPYQHRLALVGGFVNKDEDATHACIREVKEEVGLDLPVNKVEQLLTVSTPGRDPRGWVITIAHLVYLPAEAVDLAHAGDDAKEVVFLDVDFKKSQCLLDGEPLAASDFAFDHYQIIQESIKRIQGRLDWNPTFLYLLEEPFTVYEATELVNLINPGRPIVSNNFLVKFGEFVEEVGVKRVPKKKPRKTYRLKQ, from the coding sequence ATGGCAAGTCTCTCGATTCCAGCAGGAATGACGGAGAAAGAGTATTTTGAGACGGTCGCTAGTGAAGCGGACTTTCTCAAGTGGTACAGGGAGCAAGACCTGCCGACTTATGAAACTCCAAGTGTCACAGCGGACATGGTAGCTTACTGTTTTGTTGAAGGCCAGCTCAAGCTTTTAGCTATTCGCCGCAAGGCCCACCCTTATCAACACCGCCTAGCCTTAGTTGGGGGCTTTGTGAACAAGGATGAAGATGCGACTCATGCTTGTATCCGAGAAGTCAAAGAAGAAGTTGGGCTCGATCTGCCAGTGAATAAGGTGGAGCAGCTCCTGACAGTTTCCACCCCTGGGCGGGACCCCAGAGGCTGGGTCATTACCATCGCCCATCTGGTCTATCTGCCAGCAGAAGCAGTAGACTTAGCCCATGCAGGTGACGATGCCAAGGAAGTCGTTTTTCTCGATGTCGATTTCAAAAAATCCCAGTGTTTGCTCGATGGAGAACCCTTAGCTGCTTCTGATTTTGCCTTTGACCACTATCAAATCATTCAAGAATCGATCAAGCGGATTCAGGGGCGTCTAGACTGGAATCCAACCTTCCTCTATCTGTTAGAGGAGCCTTTCACCGTTTATGAAGCAACTGAGTTGGTCAATCTGATCAATCCTGGACGTCCCATCGTTAGTAATAACTTCCTCGTAAAATTCGGAGAATTCGTGGAAGAAGTGGGTGTCAAGCGGGTTCCTAAGAAAAAACCACGCAAGACCTATCGCTTAAAACAGTAG
- a CDS encoding AAA family ATPase, whose translation MKKERIALVFGTFAPLHQGHIDLIQRAKRQCDRVRVIVSGYEGDRGEEVGLTLQKRFRYIREAFSNDELTQVYKLDETELPRYPLGWEPWLQTALNTIQYQTETEELIFYVGEKAYKEELEARGFEVHLEERRFGISATMIRENPSKYWKYIAQPFRRQFTKKVLIMGSASNGKTTLAKDLARFYDAPVSLEYAREYQIKNNVRDDELTPKDYYYLLLGQYDQTSKLIDSSANRGLVIADTNSLVTKGYYDYYMEVEGQDTSMTDTFDNLFVSILSKEKWDLILFVQPIGSYVNDGFRDMTMADEDIRTSFSNYLDQLRQQYLGNIPTTFLASDYLGNYEEAKKVIDAIYQAD comes from the coding sequence ATGAAAAAAGAAAGAATTGCCCTGGTGTTTGGAACCTTCGCGCCTCTTCATCAAGGGCATATTGACCTGATCCAGCGGGCCAAGCGTCAGTGTGATCGCGTTCGTGTCATTGTATCTGGTTATGAAGGGGACCGTGGTGAAGAAGTGGGATTGACCTTACAAAAACGCTTCCGTTATATCCGCGAAGCCTTCTCAAATGATGAGTTGACCCAAGTCTATAAGTTAGATGAGACAGAACTTCCTCGTTATCCCTTGGGTTGGGAACCTTGGTTACAAACAGCCCTAAATACCATCCAGTATCAAACAGAGACAGAAGAGTTGATCTTTTATGTGGGGGAGAAAGCTTACAAGGAAGAGTTGGAAGCTAGAGGGTTTGAAGTTCACTTAGAAGAGCGTCGCTTCGGGATCTCTGCTACCATGATCCGAGAAAATCCAAGCAAATACTGGAAATACATCGCCCAGCCCTTCCGTCGCCAGTTCACGAAAAAAGTCTTGATCATGGGGAGCGCCAGCAACGGGAAAACGACCCTTGCAAAGGACTTGGCTCGCTTTTACGATGCACCTGTTAGTCTTGAGTATGCCCGTGAATACCAGATCAAGAACAATGTGCGGGATGATGAACTCACGCCAAAAGATTACTATTACCTACTCTTAGGACAGTATGATCAAACCTCTAAGCTCATCGATAGTAGTGCCAATCGAGGCCTTGTCATCGCAGATACTAATTCCCTGGTGACCAAGGGTTACTACGATTACTATATGGAAGTCGAAGGCCAGGATACCAGCATGACCGATACCTTCGACAACCTCTTTGTCAGTATTCTGTCCAAAGAAAAATGGGATTTGATCCTCTTTGTACAGCCGATCGGCTCTTATGTCAATGATGGTTTCCGAGATATGACCATGGCTGACGAAGACATCCGCACCAGCTTTTCAAATTACCTAGACCAATTGCGCCAGCAATACCTAGGAAACATTCCGACCACTTTCCTCGCATCAGACTACCTCGGCAACTACGAAGAAGCCAAGAAGGTGATCGATGCCATCTACCAAGCCGACTAA
- a CDS encoding ECF transporter S component, with protein MTLQRLTRISLLAALCVALRQAFAPFPNVQPISAIFFLLVIFEGYSFAFLVMMITMFVSVFFLGMSLIVFFQIVAFGCLMLIWRISYKWLPFVLQILFVGLLSFAYGVLIDSVYALIYHIPWWTYALVNGFSFNLAHALSTIIFYPIIYQIFRRFYVEKNHF; from the coding sequence ATGACGCTTCAGCGATTAACCCGTATTTCGCTTTTGGCGGCCCTTTGTGTCGCTCTACGTCAGGCTTTTGCCCCTTTCCCAAATGTCCAACCTATTTCTGCCATCTTTTTTCTCTTGGTGATATTTGAAGGGTATAGCTTTGCTTTTCTTGTGATGATGATCACCATGTTTGTCTCCGTCTTTTTCCTGGGGATGAGCCTGATTGTGTTCTTTCAGATTGTCGCCTTTGGCTGTTTGATGCTCATTTGGCGCATCAGTTACAAGTGGTTGCCCTTTGTCCTTCAGATCCTTTTTGTGGGCCTACTGTCCTTTGCTTATGGGGTCTTGATCGATAGTGTTTATGCCTTGATATACCATATTCCTTGGTGGACCTATGCTTTGGTCAATGGTTTTAGTTTTAACCTTGCCCATGCTCTGTCGACGATCATTTTCTATCCCATTATCTATCAAATCTTTAGGAGATTTTATGTTGAAAAAAACCATTTCTAG
- a CDS encoding alpha-L-fucosidase, translating to MGKRLVDQRNRFGIRKLSVGVCSVVVATCFLGVTTSYAEEQAERSETREERVETSDVDHQGKEEKTVNEHQEESEHASVATSEKENRTASQGTEATQPATSLDEETEIEDYGPLPSKAQMQYHREELAAFIHFGMNTYYDREWGDGEEDPYYFYPEHLDTDQWIKTLKDAGFKRTIMVVKHHDGFLLYPSKYTDHTIAKSGWKDGKGDVLAEVSASASKYDMDMGVYLSPWDAHSPLYHVDTEDQYNEYYLNQLKEILEDPKYGNKGKFVEVWMDGARGDGAQKVTYTFDKWFEAIRKAHGDIAIFSAEPTNVRWIGNEKGIAGDPVWQKVNPDKIRNNPSNSYLNHGDPEGKQYSVGEADVSIRSGWFYHDNQEPKSLRELMDIYFKSVGRGTPLLLNIPPNQDGKFADADVARLKEFRQTLDQLYSVNYAAGALVEADSTRRNPLYKASHLTDGDEKTSWAPADDAKTGSFVLDLGKEQHFDVVELKETIEKGQRISGFTIDVAVNGQWVPFGAGSTVGYRRLIKGQPVDSRYIRVSITDAQATPILNGVSVYKTPASIEETDGYPLGLTYHSDRTADRANSQWNEEGEGVRGTSMWTKEKGASVTYQFEGTKAYVVATVDPGHGEMDVYVDGQKLATVNTQSPSRKRSQKVYETPDLAAGSHTLTLVNSKGDAIATEGIYALNNQEKGLFEFAQPTLAVKKGDPAQVVVKRKGGSKGSASLKLITEPGTGVHGKVYKDTNVTLEFADGETEKTVQVPTLDFAGKATDVYDFKVKLLHPDQGSLVGFIPELTVQVMNEDLLPENRKEVDDQDPKLHYSEGWQHETDNPNFSNGTESWSSFNQVTDEEGKKHIEVTITFKGTGVEVRGVVDPSHGLYSVTLDGKEMAFEEGRGHDYEIEGDHYFSGYGDQRKLDQSLVNLQGLAKGYHQLRLHLDPALNDPQSSRAIQVDRFVLSGKDSQLLSQEELQQIIREGVEKIKATSLERLKADLKPTVQGQLTDLTQLLDQERPDLVAAANQVEALETILEDARNYEPLTQTRPDEGVRDLILEKPELLIEAEEIPFESQTRENKDLAKGESRILQAGKVGRRLKLIEVRQEEGKEIRTEVDAFVEVEAQDQITEVGTKEAEESPLIADMPTPTTPVTPSKVQPEVATLSQAEDKKEKGRHVLLQPKTPEAVSVSTSDHPEKEVVKSPSLQSEGKLPQTGTKESGLFAWLGLLGLGFLGGGAKFARRKE from the coding sequence ATGGGAAAAAGATTAGTTGATCAGAGAAATCGATTTGGCATTCGTAAACTCTCAGTAGGCGTCTGCTCGGTAGTCGTAGCGACTTGTTTTTTAGGAGTGACTACTAGTTACGCAGAGGAACAAGCTGAGAGGAGTGAAACTCGCGAAGAACGGGTTGAAACGAGCGATGTCGATCACCAAGGAAAGGAGGAGAAAACTGTGAACGAGCACCAAGAAGAATCAGAGCATGCCTCAGTAGCTACTAGCGAGAAAGAAAATCGCACAGCCAGCCAAGGGACAGAAGCCACTCAACCAGCCACTTCTCTAGATGAGGAGACTGAGATTGAAGATTACGGACCGCTTCCAAGTAAGGCTCAGATGCAATACCACCGCGAAGAACTAGCGGCTTTCATCCACTTTGGGATGAATACTTACTACGATCGTGAGTGGGGAGATGGGGAAGAAGACCCTTATTATTTCTATCCAGAGCATCTGGATACCGATCAGTGGATCAAAACCCTGAAGGATGCAGGCTTTAAGCGGACGATCATGGTCGTCAAGCACCACGATGGCTTCCTCTTGTACCCTTCTAAATACACCGACCATACCATTGCTAAAAGTGGTTGGAAGGATGGAAAAGGTGATGTCCTAGCCGAGGTTTCTGCTTCTGCCAGCAAGTATGACATGGACATGGGGGTCTACCTCTCACCTTGGGATGCTCACAGTCCGCTCTACCATGTGGATACAGAGGACCAATACAATGAATACTATCTCAACCAACTTAAGGAAATCCTTGAAGATCCAAAATATGGGAACAAGGGCAAGTTTGTAGAAGTCTGGATGGATGGAGCGCGTGGCGATGGGGCTCAAAAAGTCACCTATACCTTCGACAAGTGGTTTGAAGCCATTCGCAAGGCCCATGGGGATATTGCCATCTTCTCAGCTGAGCCGACCAATGTTCGTTGGATTGGAAATGAAAAGGGGATTGCCGGAGATCCGGTTTGGCAAAAGGTTAATCCAGATAAGATCCGCAACAATCCATCGAATAGCTACCTCAATCACGGGGATCCGGAAGGGAAGCAATACTCAGTGGGAGAAGCCGATGTCTCTATTCGCTCCGGCTGGTTCTACCATGACAATCAAGAACCTAAGTCCTTGCGCGAATTGATGGACATATACTTCAAATCGGTCGGCCGTGGCACCCCGCTCTTGCTCAATATTCCACCCAACCAAGACGGAAAATTTGCGGATGCCGATGTGGCCCGTTTGAAAGAATTCCGTCAGACCTTGGACCAACTCTACAGTGTGAACTATGCGGCAGGAGCTTTGGTAGAAGCTGACTCGACACGACGCAATCCGCTCTACAAGGCCAGCCATTTGACAGATGGCGATGAAAAGACCAGTTGGGCACCTGCAGATGATGCCAAGACCGGATCTTTTGTTCTCGATCTTGGAAAAGAGCAACACTTTGATGTGGTCGAGCTCAAGGAAACCATCGAGAAAGGCCAACGGATTTCTGGCTTTACCATCGATGTGGCAGTAAATGGTCAATGGGTTCCTTTTGGAGCTGGTTCAACCGTAGGATACCGCCGTTTGATCAAAGGGCAACCAGTTGATAGTCGCTATATCCGGGTGTCCATCACCGATGCCCAAGCCACTCCAATCTTGAACGGTGTCTCTGTCTATAAGACCCCAGCTAGCATCGAAGAAACCGATGGCTATCCGCTTGGTTTGACTTATCATTCTGACCGGACAGCTGACCGGGCCAATAGCCAATGGAATGAAGAGGGAGAAGGCGTCCGAGGCACCTCTATGTGGACCAAAGAAAAAGGAGCTTCAGTGACCTATCAGTTTGAAGGCACCAAGGCCTATGTGGTCGCAACTGTCGACCCTGGTCATGGGGAAATGGATGTCTATGTCGATGGCCAAAAACTAGCGACCGTCAATACCCAAAGCCCAAGCCGCAAACGCAGCCAAAAGGTCTATGAAACACCGGACTTGGCAGCAGGATCCCACACCTTGACCTTGGTCAATAGCAAGGGAGATGCGATCGCAACGGAAGGGATTTATGCTCTCAATAACCAAGAAAAGGGTCTCTTTGAGTTTGCTCAGCCAACCCTAGCTGTTAAGAAAGGCGACCCAGCGCAAGTCGTCGTCAAGAGAAAAGGTGGCTCTAAAGGAAGTGCCAGTCTCAAATTGATCACAGAACCAGGAACAGGGGTTCATGGTAAGGTCTACAAAGATACCAATGTCACCCTTGAGTTCGCGGATGGAGAGACGGAAAAAACAGTCCAAGTTCCAACTCTTGATTTTGCAGGAAAAGCAACCGATGTCTATGACTTTAAGGTCAAATTGTTGCATCCGGATCAAGGAAGTCTGGTCGGCTTTATTCCAGAACTGACAGTCCAAGTGATGAACGAGGACCTGCTTCCAGAAAATCGCAAAGAAGTAGATGACCAAGATCCAAAACTGCATTACAGTGAGGGTTGGCAGCACGAGACAGACAATCCAAACTTCTCAAATGGCACAGAATCTTGGTCTAGCTTTAACCAAGTGACCGATGAGGAAGGCAAGAAACACATTGAAGTGACCATTACCTTTAAGGGCACAGGTGTGGAGGTTCGAGGAGTGGTTGATCCAAGTCATGGGCTCTACAGCGTCACCCTGGATGGAAAAGAAATGGCCTTCGAAGAAGGTCGGGGCCATGATTATGAGATCGAAGGCGATCATTATTTCAGTGGCTACGGAGACCAACGCAAGCTCGACCAGAGTTTGGTCAATCTGCAAGGTCTAGCAAAAGGCTACCATCAGCTACGCCTGCATCTGGATCCAGCCCTCAATGATCCTCAGTCGTCCAGAGCTATCCAGGTAGACCGATTTGTCCTCTCAGGGAAAGATAGTCAGTTGCTCAGTCAAGAAGAGTTGCAACAGATCATCAGAGAAGGAGTAGAAAAGATCAAGGCTACTTCTCTCGAGCGCTTGAAAGCAGACCTCAAACCGACGGTTCAAGGACAATTGACGGACTTGACTCAGTTGTTGGATCAAGAGCGCCCAGATTTGGTTGCTGCAGCCAATCAAGTCGAAGCCCTTGAAACCATCTTAGAAGATGCTCGCAATTATGAACCGCTGACGCAGACACGCCCAGACGAAGGTGTTCGGGATTTGATTCTTGAAAAACCAGAACTTCTCATCGAAGCGGAGGAGATTCCATTTGAGAGTCAAACACGTGAGAACAAGGACTTGGCCAAGGGCGAAAGCCGGATCCTTCAAGCAGGGAAGGTCGGACGCCGATTGAAATTGATCGAGGTTCGACAAGAAGAAGGCAAAGAAATTCGGACAGAAGTCGATGCCTTTGTCGAAGTGGAGGCCCAGGACCAGATCACAGAAGTCGGGACGAAGGAAGCGGAAGAAAGTCCGTTGATAGCTGATATGCCGACTCCAACCACTCCTGTCACTCCAAGTAAGGTGCAACCAGAAGTTGCAACTCTTTCTCAAGCTGAAGACAAAAAAGAAAAAGGAAGACATGTTCTCTTGCAACCGAAAACTCCAGAAGCAGTTTCTGTTTCGACTTCAGACCATCCGGAAAAAGAAGTGGTTAAAAGTCCTTCTCTACAATCGGAAGGAAAACTTCCTCAAACCGGTACAAAAGAAAGTGGATTGTTTGCTTGGTTAGGCCTTCTTGGTCTAGGATTCTTGGGCGGAGGCGCGAAATTTGCTCGTCGCAAAGAGTAG
- a CDS encoding ATP-dependent Clp protease ATP-binding subunit, with amino-acid sequence MNYSTALLESIEAAQILAGHYQGHTLDTWHLLTAMANNPYSVAGSVLNDYPMQIDEFQDAAEHITGQAFQSDNRYEIFPFSYRMEAIMKHAREIAQVLHAKTLGTEHVLLSLLADRGTLASQVMEFAGFAFTEQDKGVPIASLRKNLEDKAGWDKNDIKAIRSLYRAQNPNRQTMGNMMGMPPSTSGGLEDYTRDLTEMARAGQLEPVIGRDAEISRMIQILSRKTKNNPVLVGEAGVGKTALALGLAQRVASGNVPAEIAQMRVLELDLMNVVAGTRFRGDFEERMNNIIQDIEEDGHVILFIDELHTIMGSGSGIDSTLDAANILKPALARGTLRTVGATTQDEYQKHIEKDAALSRRFAKVTIEEPSVADSIQILQGLKETYQDHHHVTITDEAIETAVKYAHRYLTSRQLPDSAIDLLDEAAATVQNRDSNGHVKEELTALDRALMDGKWKKAAQLLEVEAAPIVYKKEVTDQDVLVTLSQLSGIPTQKLTQTDAKKYLNLEAELHKRVIGQDQAVSSISRAIRRNQSGIRSNKRPIGSFMFLGPTGVGKTELAKALAEVLFDDESALIRFDMSEYMEKFAASRLNGAPPGYVGYEEGGELTEKVRNKPYSVLLFDEVEKAHPDIFNVLLQVLDDGVLTDSKGRKIDFSNTIIIMTSNLGATALRDDKTVGFGAKDIRFDQANMEKRMFEELKKTYRPEFINRIDEKVVFHSLSSEDMQQVVKVMVKPLIATLAEQGMTLKFQPSALKLLATKGYDPEMGARPLRRVLQTEVEDQLAELLLKGQAQEGQTIKVGTTAGTIKFEIV; translated from the coding sequence ATGAACTATTCAACAGCACTGTTAGAAAGTATAGAAGCGGCCCAAATACTAGCAGGCCACTATCAGGGGCATACCTTAGATACTTGGCATCTCCTGACGGCTATGGCCAATAATCCCTATAGCGTGGCAGGTTCTGTACTGAACGATTATCCTATGCAGATCGATGAGTTTCAGGATGCGGCGGAGCATATTACAGGCCAAGCTTTTCAAAGCGACAATCGGTATGAAATCTTCCCATTTTCTTATCGGATGGAAGCCATTATGAAGCACGCAAGAGAGATTGCCCAGGTCCTTCATGCCAAGACCTTGGGAACAGAGCATGTGCTCCTCTCTCTTCTAGCAGACCGTGGGACCTTAGCGAGCCAAGTCATGGAGTTTGCCGGCTTTGCCTTTACAGAGCAAGACAAGGGAGTTCCTATTGCCTCTCTTCGAAAGAATCTTGAGGACAAGGCAGGCTGGGACAAGAATGATATCAAAGCCATTCGGAGTCTCTATCGCGCCCAAAACCCTAACCGCCAAACCATGGGAAATATGATGGGCATGCCCCCAAGCACCAGTGGAGGTCTTGAAGATTATACCCGTGATTTGACAGAAATGGCGCGTGCAGGCCAGCTTGAGCCTGTGATTGGTCGGGATGCAGAGATTTCACGCATGATCCAAATCCTCAGCCGCAAGACGAAGAACAATCCTGTATTGGTGGGAGAAGCAGGGGTCGGAAAAACAGCCCTTGCCTTAGGTCTGGCCCAGCGTGTCGCTAGTGGCAATGTACCAGCTGAAATCGCGCAGATGCGTGTTCTGGAATTGGATCTCATGAATGTCGTTGCTGGGACGCGCTTCCGTGGGGACTTCGAAGAACGGATGAACAATATCATCCAGGACATCGAAGAAGACGGTCACGTGATTCTCTTTATCGATGAACTGCATACTATTATGGGGTCAGGATCCGGTATTGATTCGACCTTAGACGCAGCCAATATTCTAAAACCAGCCCTGGCACGGGGAACCTTGCGTACAGTTGGGGCAACGACCCAAGATGAGTACCAAAAGCATATCGAAAAAGATGCAGCCCTCTCTCGGCGTTTTGCGAAAGTCACCATTGAAGAGCCAAGTGTTGCAGATAGCATCCAAATTCTCCAAGGCTTGAAAGAGACTTATCAGGACCACCATCATGTGACCATTACCGATGAAGCGATCGAAACAGCTGTCAAATATGCCCACCGCTATTTGACTAGTCGTCAATTGCCAGATTCAGCCATTGATCTCTTGGATGAAGCGGCAGCTACCGTACAAAACCGCGATTCCAACGGTCACGTAAAAGAAGAGTTGACCGCCTTGGATCGGGCCTTGATGGATGGCAAGTGGAAGAAAGCAGCCCAGCTCTTAGAAGTAGAGGCCGCTCCCATTGTCTACAAAAAAGAAGTCACTGACCAAGATGTCTTGGTGACCTTGAGCCAATTATCCGGTATTCCAACTCAAAAACTGACCCAAACCGATGCCAAGAAGTACCTAAACTTAGAAGCAGAATTGCATAAGCGCGTGATTGGTCAAGACCAAGCCGTTTCGAGTATCAGTCGGGCTATTCGACGCAATCAATCGGGGATCCGTAGCAACAAGCGTCCGATCGGTTCTTTCATGTTCTTAGGACCTACCGGTGTCGGAAAAACAGAGCTAGCCAAAGCTTTGGCGGAAGTTCTGTTTGATGATGAATCGGCCCTCATCCGTTTTGATATGAGTGAGTATATGGAAAAATTCGCAGCGAGCCGCCTCAACGGTGCCCCTCCAGGCTATGTGGGCTACGAAGAAGGAGGCGAGTTGACCGAGAAAGTCCGCAACAAACCGTATTCGGTCCTCTTATTTGATGAGGTGGAAAAAGCCCATCCAGATATTTTCAATGTCCTTTTGCAAGTCTTGGATGACGGAGTCTTAACCGATAGTAAAGGCCGGAAGATTGACTTCTCCAATACCATTATCATCATGACCTCAAACCTGGGAGCAACAGCCCTTCGGGATGATAAGACAGTTGGCTTTGGTGCCAAAGATATCCGCTTTGATCAAGCTAATATGGAAAAACGCATGTTTGAAGAGTTGAAGAAGACCTATCGTCCAGAGTTTATCAACCGGATTGATGAAAAGGTGGTATTCCATAGCCTATCCAGCGAGGACATGCAGCAGGTGGTGAAAGTCATGGTCAAACCGCTCATCGCGACCTTGGCCGAACAAGGTATGACCCTCAAATTCCAGCCTTCAGCGCTCAAGTTGCTAGCAACCAAAGGCTACGATCCAGAAATGGGAGCTCGCCCACTGCGTCGTGTCTTGCAGACCGAAGTGGAAGATCAACTAGCAGAGCTATTGCTGAAAGGCCAAGCCCAAGAAGGACAAACGATCAAGGTTGGAACGACAGCCGGAACGATCAAGTTTGAGATTGTCTAG
- the pnuC gene encoding nicotinamide riboside transporter PnuC → MKNLSEKFATFSQDFRNVHQEAKKQGFVNIMKLLWKDLFVGRTAFQWIYLLLLSSVPFFLEWTNRTGQHDWLGLFASWTGIVCVILVAEGRASNYLFGAVNSAIYLVLALNKNFYGEVLTTLYFFIMQPIGLYVWLSNRINDQGKVEESHFEAKKLNLIEWMRYLALCAVIWIGMGFAYQSIHSARPFRDSITDATNGVGQLLMTRLYREQWIFWIATNVFSIYLWWDQSLHIQGMYWVYTLNSLVGWYQWTKALKKEVV, encoded by the coding sequence ATGAAAAACCTATCTGAAAAATTCGCAACTTTTAGCCAAGACTTTAGAAATGTTCACCAAGAAGCGAAAAAGCAAGGCTTTGTCAATATTATGAAACTTCTATGGAAGGACCTTTTTGTAGGACGCACAGCCTTTCAATGGATCTATCTCCTGCTTCTTTCCAGCGTTCCCTTCTTCTTAGAATGGACCAATCGGACAGGACAGCATGATTGGCTGGGACTGTTTGCCTCTTGGACAGGCATTGTCTGCGTCATCCTGGTTGCCGAAGGGCGTGCTAGTAACTACCTCTTTGGAGCAGTGAATTCCGCTATCTACCTTGTTTTAGCCCTCAATAAAAACTTCTACGGGGAAGTTCTGACAACACTTTATTTCTTCATCATGCAACCGATTGGTCTTTATGTTTGGCTCTCTAATCGGATCAATGATCAAGGTAAGGTCGAAGAATCTCACTTTGAAGCCAAGAAATTGAACTTAATCGAGTGGATGCGCTATTTGGCCTTGTGTGCTGTGATTTGGATCGGTATGGGCTTCGCGTATCAAAGTATCCATAGCGCTCGCCCTTTCCGTGATAGTATCACCGATGCGACCAACGGGGTCGGCCAGCTCCTAATGACCCGCCTTTACCGGGAGCAATGGATCTTCTGGATTGCGACCAACGTCTTTAGTATCTATCTCTGGTGGGATCAGAGTCTTCACATTCAAGGGATGTACTGGGTTTACACGCTCAATAGTTTAGTAGGCTGGTACCAATGGACCAAAGCCCTCAAGAAGGAGGTGGTTTAG
- a CDS encoding YoaK family protein: protein MEEKIILPQNTRLMGALLGFIGGGLDVFCHMHYRSLVATQTGNLLLLIADWHDPRVENTIMRFSSILFFSIGFLVALHIKEYRKTAFWRTKMLIPLFVVTLLIPLVSVIPPVEVPFIAFGTGMMMLTFTGSLIENHPYVIFMTSGNYRKMLTALYRITRGKGDLDEYRRQAMNYGIVVGSFVAGAISVAILMHFIHQWAIWLITVNLFLIMTYYTARVKQLGLQTDNL, encoded by the coding sequence ATGGAAGAAAAAATAATTTTACCACAAAATACACGACTGATGGGGGCTCTGCTTGGTTTTATCGGAGGGGGCCTTGATGTTTTTTGCCACATGCACTACCGGAGTTTGGTCGCGACTCAAACTGGGAACCTCCTGCTTCTCATCGCTGATTGGCACGATCCCCGTGTCGAAAATACCATCATGCGTTTTTCATCTATTTTATTTTTCTCGATCGGCTTTCTGGTTGCCCTCCATATCAAAGAATATCGCAAGACAGCCTTTTGGCGGACCAAGATGTTGATTCCTTTGTTTGTGGTGACACTCCTGATTCCCTTGGTGTCTGTCATACCACCTGTAGAAGTTCCCTTTATTGCTTTTGGAACAGGGATGATGATGTTGACCTTTACAGGGAGCCTCATCGAAAATCACCCTTATGTGATCTTTATGACTTCCGGAAATTACCGCAAGATGCTGACGGCCTTGTACCGAATCACTCGAGGAAAGGGAGATTTGGACGAGTATCGCAGGCAGGCTATGAATTACGGGATTGTCGTTGGAAGCTTTGTTGCGGGAGCTATTAGTGTAGCCATCCTCATGCATTTCATTCACCAATGGGCCATCTGGCTGATCACAGTGAACCTCTTTTTGATCATGACCTACTACACCGCCAGAGTCAAACAACTCGGATTACAGACAGATAATCTATAA